A window from Dehalobacter sp. DCA encodes these proteins:
- the rplN gene encoding 50S ribosomal protein L14 has protein sequence MIQAESTLKVGDNTGAKKLLCIRVLGGSKRRYASIGDIIVAAVKEATPGGVVKKGDVVKAVVVRTTKEIKRPDGSYIRFSENAAVIIKDDKSPKGTRIFGPVARELREKDYMKIVSLAPEVL, from the coding sequence ATGATTCAGGCTGAATCAACCCTTAAAGTGGGAGATAATACCGGAGCAAAAAAACTTTTATGTATCCGTGTGTTGGGTGGTTCTAAACGTCGTTACGCATCAATTGGTGATATCATCGTTGCTGCGGTTAAAGAAGCAACACCAGGCGGCGTTGTCAAAAAAGGTGATGTTGTCAAAGCTGTTGTTGTCCGTACTACCAAAGAAATTAAAAGACCAGACGGTTCATATATTCGATTCTCCGAAAATGCGGCAGTTATTATCAAAGATGACAAGAGTCCGAAAGGAACGCGTATTTTTGGACCTGTTGCCCGTGAACTCAGAGAAAAAGATTACATGAAAATCGTTTCGCTGGCACCGGAAGTACTATAG
- the rpsQ gene encoding 30S ribosomal protein S17 — MERTMRKTQYGKVVSDKMDKTIVVAIETRKKHPIYHKTVKVTKKYKAHDENNEARLGDTVLIMETRPLSKEKNWRLVKVVEKAVIL; from the coding sequence TTGGAAAGAACAATGCGCAAAACGCAATATGGCAAAGTTGTCAGCGATAAAATGGATAAAACGATTGTTGTTGCAATTGAAACCAGAAAAAAACATCCAATCTATCATAAAACAGTAAAGGTTACCAAAAAATATAAGGCGCATGATGAGAATAACGAGGCTAGACTAGGGGATACCGTCCTGATTATGGAGACCAGACCGTTAAGCAAAGAAAAGAACTGGAGACTGGTCAAAGTTGTTGAAAAAGCGGTTATTCTCTAA
- the rpmC gene encoding 50S ribosomal protein L29, with translation MAKNKNFPDMTDEELLKQIDGLKTELFNLRFQLATGQLDNPMRIKEVRKGIARGKTILRERELKRA, from the coding sequence ATGGCGAAGAATAAGAATTTCCCTGATATGACCGATGAAGAGCTCCTGAAACAGATTGACGGGCTCAAAACGGAATTATTCAATTTGCGTTTCCAATTAGCTACCGGACAACTTGATAACCCGATGCGGATCAAAGAGGTCCGTAAAGGGATCGCGAGAGGCAAAACCATTCTCCGTGAGCGCGAGCTCAAACGTGCTTAA
- the rplP gene encoding 50S ribosomal protein L16 encodes MLVPTRVKHRKQHRPSLKGKAQRGTKVVYGEYGLMALENAWVTNRQIEAARIAMTRYIKRGGKVWINIFPDRPITAKPAETRMGSGKGTPEYWIAVIKPNRVMFELAGVSEEVAREALRLAAHKLPIKCKFVRKEDQAEEQVGGGADGEE; translated from the coding sequence ATGTTAGTACCAACCAGGGTGAAGCATCGTAAACAACATCGTCCGAGCCTTAAAGGAAAGGCTCAGAGAGGTACTAAAGTAGTTTACGGTGAATATGGACTTATGGCGCTCGAGAATGCCTGGGTTACCAACCGGCAGATTGAGGCAGCTCGTATTGCAATGACCCGTTACATTAAGCGTGGCGGTAAAGTATGGATAAATATCTTTCCTGACAGGCCGATAACTGCAAAACCGGCTGAGACCAGAATGGGTAGTGGTAAAGGTACTCCGGAATACTGGATTGCTGTTATCAAACCCAACAGAGTCATGTTTGAACTGGCCGGTGTTTCTGAGGAAGTTGCCCGCGAAGCGTTAAGGCTCGCAGCTCATAAACTTCCGATTAAATGCAAGTTTGTCCGCAAAGAGGATCAGGCTGAAGAACAGGTTGGAGGTGGCGCAGATGGCGAAGAATAA
- the rpsC gene encoding 30S ribosomal protein S3, which yields MGQKVNPKGLRIGIIRSWEGRWYADKNYRELLHEDLKIRKFVTNKLQQAGVPKVEIERAANRVKVSVHAAKPGIVIGRGGAEVENLRKALETMTGKQVAVNIVEIKKPELDAKLVADSVAQQLEKRISFRRAMKQTVGRTMRAGAQGIKISCSGRLGGAEIARTEWYNEGKVPLHTLRADIDYGFSEANTTYGKIGVKVWIYRGEVLPTKKSVQEEGGL from the coding sequence ATGGGTCAAAAAGTTAACCCCAAAGGTCTTCGTATTGGCATTATCCGTTCGTGGGAAGGCCGTTGGTATGCTGATAAGAACTACAGGGAGCTCCTCCACGAAGACTTAAAAATCCGTAAATTTGTAACCAACAAACTCCAACAAGCCGGAGTTCCTAAAGTTGAAATAGAGCGCGCTGCAAACCGGGTCAAAGTATCTGTTCATGCCGCAAAACCCGGGATCGTAATTGGCCGCGGTGGCGCTGAAGTCGAGAACCTGCGCAAGGCATTAGAAACAATGACCGGCAAACAGGTTGCAGTTAATATTGTTGAAATTAAAAAGCCTGAACTGGATGCCAAGCTGGTGGCTGACAGTGTCGCTCAGCAACTTGAAAAACGTATTTCCTTCCGGAGAGCGATGAAACAGACCGTAGGCCGCACCATGCGTGCAGGCGCCCAAGGGATCAAGATTTCATGCAGCGGACGTCTGGGTGGAGCTGAAATTGCCCGTACAGAATGGTATAACGAGGGAAAAGTTCCTCTTCATACGCTGCGCGCAGACATTGACTACGGATTTTCCGAAGCCAATACAACGTATGGTAAAATCGGCGTAAAAGTATGGATTTACCGTGGAGAAGTTCTTCCGACCAAGAAGTCCGTTCAGGAGGAAGGAGGATTATAA
- the rplV gene encoding 50S ribosomal protein L22: METKAVAKFIRISPRKVRLVVDLIRGKKVEEAMAILKFTPNISAEPVGKVLKSAVANAEHNLEMSPDDLYVTKVFVDQGPTLKRIMPRAQGRADRIRKRTSHITVVVGNKKEE, from the coding sequence ATGGAAACAAAAGCAGTTGCTAAATTTATCCGTATCTCTCCTCGCAAGGTGCGCCTGGTTGTAGATCTGATTCGCGGTAAGAAAGTTGAAGAAGCGATGGCGATCTTGAAATTTACGCCGAATATATCTGCTGAACCGGTTGGCAAGGTGCTGAAGTCAGCAGTAGCAAACGCGGAACACAACCTGGAAATGAGTCCGGATGATCTGTATGTTACCAAAGTATTCGTTGATCAAGGACCAACCTTAAAGCGTATCATGCCTCGGGCGCAAGGAAGAGCTGACAGGATCCGCAAACGGACCAGTCACATTACCGTTGTCGTCGGGAATAAGAAGGAGGAATAG
- the rpsS gene encoding 30S ribosomal protein S19 — protein sequence MGRSLKKGPYVSARLLERVEDMNKNGEKRVLKTWSRRSTIFPQMIGHTIAVHDGRKHVPVYITEDMVGHKLGEFALTRTFKGHAGSEKSSGLR from the coding sequence ATGGGCAGATCTCTAAAAAAGGGACCTTATGTCAGCGCTCGTTTGTTAGAACGGGTGGAAGATATGAATAAAAACGGCGAGAAGAGAGTATTGAAGACTTGGTCCAGACGATCCACCATTTTCCCGCAGATGATTGGTCATACGATTGCCGTCCATGACGGACGCAAGCATGTACCTGTTTATATTACAGAAGATATGGTTGGGCATAAACTTGGTGAATTTGCACTGACCCGGACTTTCAAAGGACATGCCGGAAGTGAAAAATCGAGCGGCTTACGCTAG
- the rplB gene encoding 50S ribosomal protein L2 has product MPIRSYKPTSPGRRQMTVLNFDEITRNEPERSLIAPLRKKAGRNNTGRLTVRHQGGGHKRRYRLIDFKRIKDGVPAKVASIEYDPNRSANIALLNYADGFKSYIIAPNGLKVGQEIVSGEQADIKVGNTLKLKNIPVGTLIHNIEMKPGKGGQLVRSAGGSAQLMAKEGSYATLRLPSGEMRMIHIECRATIGQVGNLDYENVTIGKAGRSRWLGIRPTVRGSVMNPCDHPHGGGEGRNPIGRNPVTPWGKPALGAKTRKKKNQSNKFIVKRRDKK; this is encoded by the coding sequence ATGCCAATTAGATCGTACAAACCAACATCTCCGGGACGCAGACAGATGACTGTACTGAATTTCGATGAGATTACCAGGAATGAGCCTGAACGTTCCCTTATCGCCCCCCTGCGCAAGAAGGCTGGAAGGAATAATACAGGACGTTTGACAGTCCGTCACCAAGGCGGCGGTCATAAGAGACGTTATCGTCTGATAGATTTTAAAAGAATCAAAGATGGCGTTCCTGCCAAGGTTGCTAGCATTGAATATGATCCGAACCGTTCTGCTAACATCGCTCTTCTGAACTATGCTGACGGCTTTAAAAGTTACATTATTGCTCCCAATGGACTTAAGGTGGGCCAGGAAATTGTAAGCGGCGAACAGGCCGATATTAAAGTCGGCAATACGTTAAAGCTTAAGAATATTCCGGTCGGAACACTGATTCATAATATTGAGATGAAACCCGGCAAAGGCGGCCAGTTAGTCCGTTCAGCTGGTGGATCAGCTCAGTTGATGGCCAAAGAAGGCAGTTATGCAACGCTCAGACTCCCGTCGGGAGAAATGAGAATGATCCACATCGAGTGCCGGGCCACGATTGGCCAGGTCGGGAACTTGGATTATGAAAACGTGACGATCGGTAAAGCCGGAAGATCCCGTTGGCTTGGGATTCGTCCGACAGTCCGTGGTTCAGTCATGAACCCGTGTGATCACCCCCACGGCGGTGGTGAAGGACGTAACCCGATTGGACGTAATCCTGTCACTCCTTGGGGTAAACCCGCCCTTGGCGCCAAGACCAGGAAAAAGAAGAACCAAAGCAATAAGTTCATTGTCAAGCGTAGAGATAAGAAGTAA
- the rplW gene encoding 50S ribosomal protein L23, which produces MRDARDVLIRPVISEKSVGLVEENKYSFWVSTAANKIEIKSAVEKMFKVKVDDVRTMKVKGKEKRQGRYSGMTPTRKKAIVTLKAGDKIEGFAGL; this is translated from the coding sequence ATGCGTGATGCTCGTGACGTGCTGATTCGACCGGTCATTTCTGAAAAATCGGTCGGATTGGTAGAGGAAAACAAATACTCCTTCTGGGTTAGCACTGCAGCTAATAAGATTGAAATCAAATCAGCTGTAGAGAAAATGTTCAAAGTTAAAGTTGATGACGTTCGCACCATGAAGGTTAAAGGAAAAGAAAAACGCCAGGGCCGTTATTCGGGCATGACACCTACCAGGAAGAAAGCTATCGTAACCCTGAAGGCCGGCGACAAAATTGAAGGATTTGCAGGTCTGTAG
- the rplD gene encoding 50S ribosomal protein L4 — MPKVQVVNMQGSPVGEMELNETIFGIEPNTHVMHSAVVAQLANARVGTHSTLGRSEVRGGGRKPWKQKGTGRARAGTIRSPLWRGGGIVFGPKPRDYSKKLPKKVKRLALCSALSSKVIDNSLIVVDQISFEQPKTKEMVKLLEALKIDKKALLVVENNDDNNVLVSARNIQGVLTSRADALNVIDLLKYDFVVFTKAAVMRTEEVLSNA, encoded by the coding sequence ATGCCTAAGGTACAGGTTGTAAATATGCAAGGATCTCCGGTTGGAGAAATGGAATTAAATGAGACGATATTTGGAATAGAGCCTAATACCCATGTTATGCATTCCGCTGTTGTAGCCCAGCTGGCCAACGCCAGAGTCGGCACCCATTCTACATTAGGTCGGAGCGAAGTCAGAGGCGGTGGTCGCAAGCCTTGGAAACAAAAAGGAACAGGTCGGGCCAGAGCCGGCACGATCCGTTCACCGCTCTGGAGAGGCGGCGGCATCGTATTTGGACCAAAACCAAGAGACTATAGTAAAAAGCTTCCTAAGAAAGTCAAGAGACTGGCTCTGTGCTCGGCACTTTCCAGCAAAGTGATTGACAACAGTCTGATCGTAGTTGATCAAATCAGCTTTGAGCAGCCAAAAACCAAAGAAATGGTTAAACTTCTGGAAGCTCTGAAAATTGATAAAAAAGCGCTTCTCGTTGTCGAGAACAATGACGATAATAACGTTCTGGTCTCTGCGCGCAACATTCAGGGAGTGCTTACCTCAAGAGCAGATGCCTTAAATGTTATAGATCTTTTAAAATATGATTTTGTGGTATTTACCAAGGCAGCTGTGATGAGGACTGAGGAGGTGCTGAGCAATGCGTGA
- the rplC gene encoding 50S ribosomal protein L3, whose protein sequence is MSRGILGKKVGMTQIFAEDGKVIPVTVVQAGPCYVLQKKTEASDGYNAIQVGFDEKRENLATKPEKGHFKKSGVKFMRFIKEFRTAEADSFEVGQEIKADIFAAGDKVDVVGTSKGKGFAGMHKRHGARRGPMGHGSKYHHRTGSMGAKGPARVFKGRNLPGRMGGERVTVQNLEVVRVDTDKNYILIRGCVPGAKKSLLILKESVKAK, encoded by the coding sequence GTGTCTAGAGGAATTCTGGGTAAAAAAGTGGGTATGACCCAAATTTTTGCAGAAGATGGAAAAGTGATTCCGGTGACTGTTGTTCAGGCCGGTCCTTGTTATGTCCTGCAGAAAAAAACTGAAGCTTCAGACGGTTATAATGCAATTCAGGTTGGTTTTGATGAGAAAAGAGAAAATCTTGCAACTAAACCTGAAAAAGGTCATTTCAAAAAATCCGGTGTCAAATTCATGCGCTTCATCAAGGAATTTAGAACTGCTGAGGCAGATTCCTTTGAAGTTGGTCAGGAAATCAAAGCAGATATCTTCGCAGCCGGTGACAAAGTTGATGTAGTCGGAACTTCCAAAGGTAAGGGCTTTGCTGGTATGCATAAGCGTCATGGAGCCCGCCGCGGACCCATGGGTCATGGATCAAAATATCATCATCGTACAGGTTCCATGGGCGCGAAAGGGCCGGCTCGTGTTTTCAAGGGAAGAAATTTACCTGGACGGATGGGCGGAGAAAGAGTTACGGTTCAAAACCTTGAAGTTGTAAGGGTTGATACTGATAAAAACTACATCCTTATTCGAGGATGCGTACCTGGTGCTAAAAAAAGCCTGCTGATACTGAAAGAATCGGTTAAAGCGAAATAA
- the rpsJ gene encoding 30S ribosomal protein S10, whose protein sequence is MNQKIRIRLKAFDHKTLDQSAERIVDTAKRTGASVNGPIPLPTEKSIYTILRSPHVNKDSREQFEMRTHKRLIDIIDPTSKTVDALMRLDLPSGVDIEIKL, encoded by the coding sequence ATGAACCAAAAGATTAGAATTCGGCTGAAGGCCTTTGACCACAAAACGCTTGATCAGTCGGCAGAAAGAATTGTTGATACTGCGAAAAGAACCGGTGCGAGCGTCAATGGGCCAATACCCCTTCCGACCGAAAAGAGTATTTACACTATTTTACGTTCTCCGCATGTCAACAAGGATTCCCGTGAACAGTTTGAAATGAGAACGCACAAGAGATTGATCGATATTATTGATCCTACCTCGAAAACAGTGGATGCACTGATGAGACTGGATCTGCCTTCCGGTGTAGATATCGAAATTAAATTATAA
- the tuf gene encoding elongation factor Tu: MGKQKFDRSKPHVNVGTIGHVDHGKTTTTAAITFVLSKVGGAVATAFDQIDKAPEERERGITISTAHVEYETANRHYAHVDCPGHADYVKNMITGAAQMDGAILVVSAADGPMPQTREHILLARQVGVPYIVVWLNKVDMVDDPELLELVEMEVRELLSEYEFPGDDIPVIPGSGLKALECGCGQRDCEWCGKIWNLMDAVDSYIPQPERAVDKPFLMPVEDVFTITGRGTVATGRVERGVLKVGDEIEIVGLSEKPRKSVCTGVEMFRKLLDQAQAGDNIGALLRGVERKDIERGQVLAKPGSIKPHTKFSGEVYILSKEEGGRHTPFFNNYRPQFYFRTTDVTGVIKLPEGTEMIMPGDRVSIECELITPIAMEEGLRFAIREGGRTVGSGVVAKVVE; encoded by the coding sequence ATGGGTAAACAAAAATTTGACCGTTCCAAGCCGCACGTTAACGTAGGTACAATTGGCCACGTTGACCATGGTAAAACGACAACGACTGCTGCGATTACATTTGTTTTGTCCAAGGTCGGCGGTGCTGTTGCAACTGCATTTGATCAGATCGACAAAGCGCCTGAAGAGCGTGAACGCGGAATTACGATTTCTACAGCTCACGTTGAGTATGAAACGGCAAACCGTCACTATGCGCACGTTGACTGCCCAGGCCATGCTGACTATGTTAAAAACATGATCACCGGTGCTGCTCAGATGGACGGTGCCATCCTGGTTGTATCCGCTGCTGACGGCCCGATGCCTCAGACGCGTGAACACATCCTTCTTGCCCGTCAGGTAGGTGTGCCTTACATCGTTGTATGGCTGAACAAAGTTGACATGGTTGATGATCCTGAACTTCTCGAACTGGTTGAAATGGAAGTTCGTGAGCTGTTAAGTGAATATGAATTTCCCGGCGATGATATCCCTGTTATTCCCGGCTCCGGACTCAAAGCTCTGGAGTGCGGATGCGGACAGAGAGACTGCGAATGGTGCGGCAAAATCTGGAATCTGATGGATGCTGTTGACAGCTATATTCCTCAACCGGAACGTGCTGTAGACAAACCGTTCCTGATGCCTGTAGAAGATGTCTTCACGATCACTGGTCGTGGTACTGTTGCTACCGGCCGTGTAGAGCGTGGTGTCCTTAAAGTCGGCGATGAAATTGAAATCGTTGGTCTTTCTGAAAAACCGCGTAAGAGTGTTTGCACAGGCGTTGAAATGTTCCGTAAACTGCTCGATCAGGCTCAGGCCGGTGACAATATCGGCGCTCTGCTGCGTGGTGTTGAGCGCAAAGACATTGAGCGCGGACAGGTTCTGGCTAAACCAGGAAGTATTAAACCGCATACGAAGTTTAGCGGTGAAGTTTACATTCTGAGTAAAGAAGAAGGCGGACGTCATACGCCGTTCTTCAACAACTACCGTCCTCAGTTCTACTTCAGAACAACCGACGTTACTGGTGTAATCAAACTCCCAGAAGGCACAGAAATGATTATGCCTGGTGACCGCGTATCCATCGAGTGCGAATTGATCACCCCCATTGCTATGGAAGAGGGACTCCGCTTCGCTATCCGTGAAGGCGGACGTACTGTTGGGTCCGGCGTTGTAGCCAAAGTTGTCGAATAA